The following coding sequences are from one Leptospira mayottensis 200901116 window:
- the colA gene encoding collagenase ColA: MITNIKCKIVLALSVIITFSLGCNSQNNGLKNDLSLFATMFAQTTQQITMRSVTRSVSSLDEPIGFNPIQVENEQDFDKITDGKKRILVPSVMTFGPTHSSSNGTVQNVTSNNCTGSYVARLSPKAFVRFLETHDINCVDKFVWSYDHQYSDYIYSQANMREVVNRLEVLAPSYRGNNDLNFIQLFRMFWAGYYVKASHPSLPFDKDQISQALVAPMRTFANSAHFLDGTNDAGKVLEFFFTAADSTGNGHIIYPGLLSFLEATLNDPQRLTNNRSQMIALNAVFRLLKRHILPQNREFLNRIDFRLIDKLRGFALDTSLNTNSSVWIINNAIFCLDRIYEYLPTFQPRIVSAVTDVLETYPYISQPYLQAVKALTRDSDCADLRIGRICLSDTKEVVKRMVFPNTYYFDDKAQIVHTSLSIDEIQPLYHALKEVESQFFRLIGIHAPVSGDTTDSISMYVYGSQKDYETFHPFLFDLSTDNGGIYIEGDKTFYTYQRTPAESIYTLEELLRHEYVHYLVGRFIIPGLWSQTPAHDNERLSWFEEGIAEFLTGSTSREIRPRKNLISKIKRDGSSRMNLSKILTARYGDFKFYRYSGVFFNYLYTHKKDTLRDLISTLRDSNIQKFDYLITQMSRDTWLNTSFQTYLDYLVGDVDNLTDPSTTAPDLANLSTNSPKVIRSFFRKTNTGSKAKCTTAAFGLNSRFSCRGLILGNAAYSPDWNSAWSDFNSRINDLMSTLENSGVNNFKSMNCRIGEIRFDKHVNLFRPFAIYSCEGPLASRPRISYRHPQRSQTDFRNTRLGQHSTCFANPSTGSGTTCNIPISTIAFSNTATYEEMYQNLNADLNELKSEIYTMRPSFYRKLDCNFDSIDTVNLPDGRKYLAARSSCNL, translated from the coding sequence ATGATAACGAATATAAAGTGTAAAATAGTGTTAGCGTTAAGCGTGATTATAACCTTTTCGCTAGGATGTAATAGCCAAAATAATGGCTTGAAAAATGATCTTAGTTTGTTTGCAACAATGTTTGCTCAGACAACACAACAAATTACAATGAGATCGGTAACAAGAAGTGTCAGTTCGTTAGACGAACCAATAGGTTTTAACCCTATTCAAGTAGAAAACGAACAAGACTTTGATAAAATCACAGATGGAAAAAAAAGAATTCTTGTTCCGTCGGTTATGACTTTTGGACCGACTCACTCCTCTTCGAATGGAACTGTGCAAAATGTAACTTCAAATAATTGTACTGGAAGTTACGTTGCACGTTTAAGTCCAAAAGCATTCGTCAGGTTCTTAGAAACACACGATATAAATTGTGTGGATAAGTTTGTTTGGAGTTACGATCATCAATACTCGGATTATATTTATTCACAAGCAAACATGCGAGAGGTAGTAAATCGACTGGAAGTTCTTGCTCCTTCTTATAGAGGTAACAACGATTTGAACTTTATACAATTGTTCAGAATGTTTTGGGCCGGGTACTATGTAAAAGCTTCTCACCCTTCCCTTCCATTTGATAAAGATCAAATCTCTCAGGCTTTGGTTGCTCCCATGCGGACTTTTGCAAATAGTGCCCATTTTTTAGATGGAACCAACGATGCCGGAAAGGTTTTAGAGTTCTTCTTTACAGCAGCGGATAGTACGGGAAACGGACATATAATTTATCCAGGCCTCCTTTCTTTTCTTGAAGCTACCTTAAACGATCCACAAAGATTGACGAACAACCGTTCTCAGATGATAGCTTTAAATGCTGTTTTCAGATTACTCAAGCGTCATATTCTTCCACAGAATCGTGAATTTCTGAATAGAATCGATTTTAGATTGATTGATAAACTGAGGGGCTTTGCTCTTGATACAAGTCTCAACACAAACTCTTCAGTTTGGATCATTAATAATGCGATATTTTGTTTGGATAGAATTTACGAATATCTTCCTACTTTTCAACCAAGGATTGTTTCAGCTGTAACCGATGTTCTGGAAACGTATCCATACATTTCGCAACCGTATCTTCAAGCAGTCAAAGCCTTAACTCGAGATTCAGACTGTGCGGATTTACGGATTGGGCGCATTTGTTTGAGTGATACTAAAGAAGTTGTAAAAAGGATGGTTTTCCCAAATACATATTATTTTGACGATAAAGCACAAATCGTACACACATCCCTATCGATCGACGAAATTCAACCTCTTTATCACGCTCTCAAAGAGGTAGAATCTCAGTTTTTCCGTTTGATAGGAATTCACGCTCCCGTGTCCGGAGATACTACCGATTCAATTTCCATGTATGTATATGGATCTCAAAAGGATTACGAAACTTTTCATCCTTTTTTATTCGATCTCTCTACGGATAATGGTGGAATTTATATAGAAGGAGACAAAACGTTCTATACGTATCAGCGTACTCCTGCGGAAAGTATATATACTTTAGAAGAACTACTGCGCCACGAATATGTACATTATCTTGTAGGTAGATTTATAATTCCAGGCTTATGGTCTCAAACTCCGGCTCATGATAATGAAAGGTTAAGTTGGTTCGAAGAAGGAATCGCGGAATTTTTAACCGGTAGTACTTCAAGAGAAATTCGTCCGCGTAAAAATTTGATTTCTAAAATTAAAAGAGACGGTTCTTCTAGGATGAACCTTTCAAAAATCCTAACGGCCCGTTATGGAGATTTCAAATTCTACAGATACTCGGGTGTTTTCTTCAATTATCTTTATACCCATAAAAAAGATACCCTGAGAGACTTAATTAGTACATTACGTGATTCAAATATTCAAAAATTTGATTATTTAATTACTCAAATGTCCCGGGACACATGGCTAAATACTTCGTTTCAGACGTATTTAGACTACTTAGTCGGAGACGTAGACAATCTTACAGATCCATCCACGACCGCTCCGGATTTAGCAAATTTGTCTACCAATAGTCCGAAAGTAATTCGATCTTTTTTTAGAAAGACCAACACCGGATCTAAGGCAAAATGTACAACCGCTGCATTCGGACTCAACAGCCGTTTTTCTTGTAGAGGTTTGATACTTGGAAACGCTGCTTATAGTCCGGACTGGAACTCTGCGTGGTCTGATTTCAATTCAAGGATCAACGACCTTATGTCTACTTTGGAAAACAGTGGCGTAAATAACTTTAAGAGTATGAATTGTAGAATAGGAGAGATTCGTTTTGACAAACATGTGAATCTATTTCGACCTTTTGCAATCTATTCTTGTGAAGGACCACTGGCGTCCCGCCCTCGAATTTCTTATAGACATCCTCAACGGAGTCAAACTGATTTTCGAAACACAAGGTTAGGCCAACACTCTACTTGTTTTGCAAATCCATCCACCGGATCGGGTACAACTTGTAATATCCCGATAAGTACGATTGCATTTTCGAACACCGCTACGTATGAAGAAATGTATCAAAACCTAAACGCAGACTTAAACGAATTAAAATCGGAAATCTATACGATGAGACCTTCGTTCTATAGAAAACTCGATTGTAATTTCGATTCTATTGATACAGTCAATCTACCAGACGGTAGAAAATATTTAGCCGCACGTTCAAGTTGTAACCTTTAA
- a CDS encoding IS3 family transposase (programmed frameshift), translating to MKKRFSEDQIHKILKESESGISTPELCRKYGISGNTFYRWRSKYGGLELNDLKRMKTLEEENSRLKKLYAELALENEAIKDVTRKKVVSREQKREALLLIKTRLGERKSCRLLQISRTGFRHRSRLQDKNMELKDRILTLAYKHKRAGYRQIHDFIRQEERVNHKRIYRLYSALGLKYRIKPKRKRVSLPAIPKIVPKKPEERWSMDFMSDSLYSGRKFRILNIIDDFGRFAVATQVEFSITSERLVRILNEVSEVRSLPKQIVVDNGPEFTSKAFLRWAFEKGVDIHFITPGKPTENAFIESFNGKMRNECLNENWFKNIEEAQRLVEDWRNFYNSERPHSSLGGLTPEEYLRRSA from the exons ATGAAAAAACGTTTCAGTGAAGATCAAATTCATAAGATTCTAAAGGAATCTGAATCAGGGATATCGACTCCTGAACTTTGTCGTAAATACGGAATCAGTGGTAACACTTTTTACCGTTGGCGTTCGAAATACGGCGGGTTAGAACTAAACGATCTAAAACGGATGAAGACTTTAGAGGAAGAAAACAGTAGGCTAAAGAAACTGTATGCAGAGTTAGCTTTAGAAAATGAAGCGATCA AAGATGTTACTCGAAAAAAAGTGGTGAGCCGTGAGCAGAAACGAGAGGCGCTCCTGTTAATCAAAACGCGGCTTGGAGAACGGAAATCCTGCCGTCTTTTGCAAATCTCCAGAACCGGCTTTCGACATCGTTCCAGGCTTCAGGACAAAAACATGGAATTGAAGGATCGAATTCTCACTTTAGCGTATAAGCATAAAAGGGCGGGATACAGACAGATTCATGATTTTATTCGGCAAGAAGAACGAGTAAACCATAAACGAATCTATCGCTTGTATTCAGCATTGGGCTTAAAATACCGAATCAAACCGAAACGAAAGAGAGTATCGTTACCTGCGATTCCAAAGATTGTTCCTAAGAAACCGGAGGAAAGGTGGTCGATGGATTTCATGTCGGATTCACTCTACTCGGGAAGAAAATTCAGAATATTGAATATCATCGATGACTTTGGACGATTCGCCGTGGCAACGCAGGTGGAATTCTCAATCACTTCGGAACGATTAGTAAGAATTTTGAATGAAGTATCTGAAGTCCGTAGCCTGCCAAAACAAATCGTTGTGGATAACGGTCCCGAATTCACATCAAAAGCTTTTTTACGATGGGCTTTTGAAAAAGGAGTCGATATTCATTTTATTACGCCGGGTAAGCCTACTGAGAATGCCTTCATCGAGAGCTTTAACGGAAAAATGCGAAACGAATGTTTAAATGAAAATTGGTTTAAGAATATTGAAGAAGCACAGCGCCTTGTCGAGGATTGGAGAAATTTCTATAATTCTGAAAGGCCACATAGTTCTCTTGGGGGACTTACTCCGGAGGAATATTTAAGACGCTCTGCTTAA